A segment of the Bombus huntii isolate Logan2020A chromosome 14, iyBomHunt1.1, whole genome shotgun sequence genome:
tagataaaaaaaagttcATATAAACTTACGTCCGAAAATGCTTTATTGAAGAGTTATAAGCgttcaaaaatttgtattaattattttaacagTTACAGTAAATGAAGAATCAAAATTTCCTGCTTCTGCAGAAACACAGAATCCCAATCGTCGAACTAATAATTGTTGAACTTTTTCGAATATTCCTGCTGTTGCAGAGATATGGAATACTAAATGCATTCGATGCATGCTAATTGCGATTCAGTATAACGAGTAACCTCCCGAAAATCTTTGAACACTTATAACTCTTCGATAAAGCATTTTCAGATATAAGTTTATATGAATCTTTCTGTTTTGTCCCAATCTTTTCAGGCATTCTGTATGTAACAACTACTTTTAGTAAAAATCATTATTTCATGGTACTTGGAAGAATTGCATctgtaatattctttttcgaaagagaaacaaaatcattaaataaattcattgtTTTATTCTAAATAATGTTAGACGCAAATGTACGAACACTACAATGTACGCTTAGAAGATAATTCCATTTGTGTTTCTGTTGATTGTACGAACTGTACTGGCTATGTACTTTATTTGTCATAAAATCTTCCAAGAAATTACTTTCACAATGTCAAGCCAGAACATGCTCGCAAACAGgcttgaaataattaaaagacaTTTAAGTCCATCGTATGCATGTTCACATAACATTGTACAAGtggaaataacaaaatttcctaattatatttaaatgaatttacTTGGAAGAGAAACTAACTcaaaatatacgaaatttaattaatttcgaagaaaattaagTTATCAAACTGTTataaatcaaaaataaaatctcAATAATGTCACctttaatagaaatttagGCGATCATATATGCTACAGCTATCTCATTTTGGCACAACTTCTTGaagtttcaaaaataaaacaaagtacTACATTGATTCTAGAATTTACGATATTTCGAGTTTCAGTATCTTATTAGTTACTATAACTACATATATCTAAAATGTTAGCTGTTACCCTAACAcgtctttatatttttttcactCCTAAATTAGAAAGATCGAATTAAACAATATTCATGAATGGAtgattatatttcatattataaaaagttaccataattaaaaataaagatttcTACTGCTCAAGGCTACTCCTCCTCGCACGCCAAAAATAATCTCCATTTTAGCGATCCTATCATACGAGTTGATTTTTGTCACATCTATACTATAAATATCGGTGCGAGTGTCTCTATTGCTATTTATTTCCTCTCATATTTTAAGTTACGATAATAATCATAGTTTACATTTCATTCTACTTTTCTATTTACTGTGAAACACCCTGCATATAATTGCTAATTACTATCACATAAACAGTAACCATATTTACGACTTATTTTTTCATGGAGAATCAGTTTTCTACTGGCATTGTACTTATTTGGTGATCTATATTACCACACATATGCATTATGCATGCATATGTACGTACGTGTACGAATTACGACATGTAGCAAACACAATTTCAAAATCGATTCTCTCCAGTAAAAAGTCTGATACAACAAACAAATTTCGCACGTGTTTCTTTAATACTTCATAGAAATCTTTTATACTATagaatttatatctttttaaacaaATCCAAACTATACATATAGAGTATGCTCCAAAATACGGTAATACCATCGAGCAGAGATAATAAatcagaaataaaaaacacaatttttaaaaacatctaaggtttcgttttcgagaaaatgaattttgaaaatgtatcGAGTAGAGTATATGTCTAGATAATGACTCGATGAACCATTTAGATTGATGAAACATTTTGTcttattcaatatttttgttagCTTACGTTGATAAGATAATAGATTGTAAAGAAGGAATGTAAACCAAGATTCATCACGTCATTACTTATGAGTTAAACGCACGTATAGTTGTTACGTTTTCAAAATCTCCAAGTCAGTCTCCTTGAAAACGAAGctttatatacaaaaattgtattcttcttatgctttttattcttttctatgGAGAATCACATCCTGCTTTTCGTGGGACATCCTGTATAAATTACACAGTAATCCGTTTAAAATATGTTGTATGCACCATATCCAATTTTAAGTGCAGGAAACAAACATTCAATGTTCCTCCAACAAAAACGCTCGTACAATTTACGACTTTCCCCAGAATCGTGATTTTCATctttataatacaatattacaCATTTTATCTAGTCTGACATATTATTTGATTAGTGATCAGTGATCAAACATGTTATTTCCAACGAATGAAGTCTTTATCAGGCGTAAAAATTACAGACGTTTGCGGTCTACGACTAATATAACGTATCAACGGAGAAAAACTTCGCAGCTCGAGAGAACAAAATCTGCTACAACCATTTGCCTCGACGTTCACTTCGGTCTCGAGAAATGTCTCTTAAAATGCAAGGCACGTATGTATAGCCAACCTACGCTAAAACTAAGACCAATGGTATCTGAAAAATCAGCACTGCAAAATGCAGTGGAAATTTTTCGGACACCGTTTTGAAATATCTTGGCGCACCACCACCAACGTAATTAATACAGATAGATGCAAATATGAACAAATGCCGAGCGAAAATTCGgcgaaataattattatcgcCGTATCTAGATTCGTTGTTTCGAAATCGTCCGCTCGCAGAATCGAATCGGTGTTTTCTCTTGACGATATTTTCGACAGGTATTCTCGATACTGGCACTTACCCAGTAAACAGAATTTCGGTGACGAGAAGAAGTCACGTGCCACAGGAAGTTCGTCCGATAGTCGTGGTCGAATATTAGAGAGTAGCACTCACCTTGCCGGAGGTCGGAGAAGTTCTGAGATGCGCTGACTCTTGGCAGGTTTCTCGATTCGCTTACGGAAGCCTCAACAAAACTCGCCAATCTAATTTGCTGGTAATTTACGTGCCGATATTTTCAATCATTGTTGTCATAAGAATATTCCTCGACGAATGCTCCGTCCGCTTATAATCCGTAATGAATAAACTGACCGTGTTAACCTTCCTGCCGACCTGGATGGATCTTGATTCCGTTACAGGCCTCCTATGGTACCGATGAAAGTAAGCTTTctgtgaaaaagaaataatgttcATTGTTTCTAAAAGTACAATATATCGTTGTTATATATGCATATTCATAAGGATATAATATCGATAGTGGGAAATATTGTAATTTCTGATTAAGGTAGGTTTGATGGTATAAAATAAAgctttgaagaaaaaaaagaaaacagaatttaatgtattaaaaGAATGTGAGCCgataagaaattatatttttggtAACATTGAAGATTTagaggaaatttaatttaaatgttGATTTCTGTtttaagtacatatatattttaaaggaTAAAACGAAAAGGTAAGACGATAGTATGTGTGTAATTGCCATTGTTTATTGATGATATTAATTCAATTAGAGAGCAGTAAGTTTCGTGAAGTCCCGTTTTAAATGTATGAAAGTTCATACCCTGGGGATCTCTAATCTGTTgcttacatattatatgtatatgcagATCGTTATGTACGTAATGGTACATAAGGATTATGATGTTCTCGTTGTTATCAGTGAATTTATTGTGGCTCTTTTTTACAATGCTTCAAGAACAATAAAGAAATAgcgtaatttatatattaaaaacatgTTCTTCAAACAAAATTTGTCTATAAAATTGATGAGTAAAATTTAATACGGAAATTGAAAGATCACATTTTTGAAAGATTTCCGAAAATTGATAATATCTTGTTGTACTCTTTGGTTTTGTTCATAATGACATAATTGGATAATAGTTAGTAATAGTTAATAATGAGCAACAGGGATTTAACAACTTAGAACAGTATATAACAATCTTCAAATGAGTCTACATAAAATCAGAAAAgcaatattatttcattttgaacacattacaaaaattaacaGCATGGATTCCCATTTGTATTGCAATTAGTCCTAGTATTAACATATTTGCTACCTACTGTTAATCATTGTTGCACAGTGCAAGCTTCTTATTATATTTGCTAACAAGATTGGCAAAATCTACTTGTAAGGTATACTAGATTAAAATGTTGGGTCATATTGTTCACttaattttttccatttaatgtttcctaataaaaaaaatatacaattagatttatattaaaatattaaataatatatatatgtaaaaatttgatattagaAATACACACATTGATTTTAGGCAAAATTTTGATTGTTAATTGAAATGAATTAATCAAAACAGACAATACAACATCATTATACAACATTACAATTTCAATACACAATAAATTAAAGTTAATATGAACAAATAAAGTTAAAGTTAATTGAAAATTctgatattattataattgaatCCTCAGTTCATTGAATTTCTCAGGAATTATTTACGATATCGTATATTTTAAagtatttacattttaacaAGCAGATCACTCGAGATTTAAACGAATACATTTGTCGACTTCTAACTAAATTTCACGGATAGACGAAAACCGATTAATACTAAAGGGAGAATTTCATTGGTGAATTACAGGGATTGATTTATTGACTGATGGTCGAgatttattacataaaatttgTATCGGTAGCTCAACATTGTAAGCAATGAAAAGAATAatctatttatttcattattacaCTTGAACAAATGATAATAGATATGTaactaatttataattaatatttattataattaatttaattacatgtGGACCAAAGATTCCCTATTTCTTTAGGCACAGTATCATTTATATCCGAAATAAAGTAtgtatattacatttacatacatttacaagaattaaaatcaatctaacagatattaatttttttctaattatgGGACCATTAAACAGGTTAAAGAAACGGCAGTTATGTATATGTTGTTGTATCGTCaaattcgtttaattattaACTTCATTTTCtgatatctttattttctttaatcaAAGAATGATAATAAGATAGATACTAATATACTTACGTTTATCACAAGGAAAACTTTTAAATACCAGTTTACGATGTTTAATcagtaaaattcaaatttcacgaTTTGACATATTGCGCCATATGCGTATTCTACTGAGCAGGAAATTTAAATCCTATAAAtgaatcaaatattttacaatattcaataaaatgtaataaaataaatagatataaggaaaaaaattgaaataaaaataaaaaagattaatagtaaaaattcatataatatgTGTATTTTTCTGTATGCATACTTTTTGTTAACATTTGCAAAAAAGTCAAacgaaaattgtataataaaaaaacaacatataacaaataaatgataaatcatattatcaattaattaataattccaaCATTCTTTATTGGAagaaaatttacttttttaaataaaaatataacaatgttgatgtaataatgtaattaTGATAATCTCAcctgtaaattaattttagataattataTAGGAATTTGTAagtttattattaacaattttttatctttttattaatctttgtaaaaaaaattatgtttattttaaatCAGCAGTTGATtctattcgaaatattttaacactctatatatttattgaagGTACTGCTATTCACGCCTGAAACTTAAAGTTCTAAGTAGAAGCGaatatcaataatttattacaccTTCATATACGTATTTAATAGTACGTATTTAGTTAAAGTAACATATTAATGATTAAAATTCAAAACTAGTTAAATTTAATAGACAATATTATACTTTCTAACCTATATAACCttaatttattcttctttacaTAGGATACATTCTGAAAAGAAATAATCAAATGTCttttaaaatgaataaatactTGGATCTTGCAAAAACAGGTACCAGTTATGCCAAACATATGAATCGTTTAAGTAATCGAATATTTGGTGAAGTAACAAGAACGACTAATAAAAAATCGATGAAAGTAGTGACATTATTTAGCGAAAGACCAATAAATAAGCGACCAGAAATTGTTGATTATTATCCACGGCACGTTGAATCTGATTTATTAATGAAACATCTTAGGAATTATGGATTATACAGAGATGAACATAAAGATTTTAAGGAAGAGTATCAACATTTAAGAGAACTTCGTGGCAAAAAGAAATGGATTCCTCCACTATTTAGGAAGTAATAAGTTATTTGATTTGTTTAAATTCAGTGTATTAAATCAAACtgtatttgtataaaatgtatttcgTATAATACATGTGCTTACTTAAATGCCAAAtgttatgtataaataataatgtaaagataccaaaatacaaaatgaaaaaataggTATAATTTTTTAGAGTATGCAAcaataatattagaataagAAACAGCTTCAAAATTAAGTGGTAATAACAATTCAAAATCATCTATTTCTATTTGATCCTTATTTTGTTGTACTGTAACTTTATCAAATTGTTGAATGTTGCACAATAATGATTTATTCATAGCACCATTGAAATTTCCTACAAATTGATTCTTTTTTTGAGAACTTccaatttctttatatttatagatattacTACTTGGTTCTCTTGCTACATCTAGATAAGACATTTTATAGTAGCCATCGGAGGAAGATGCATTCttattgttaaaattattGGAAATAGATGGATATAACTTATTCCAAAAATAAGATTTGTTCATACTTTCTATAGGTACCTCTTGATACTTTATTGCTGTCCCAGttttattatgtaaatgtatttttgtattaccTGGCCAATAACTTATTCGTGAACCTAATTGTAAAAGATCTGAATGATTCCATAAACTATCATGTACATTAATGTTTTCTTTAAATGTACTctgtttttcatttaatttggTGTTATTTTCCCATTCTTCTGTGTCCTTGCTATTAAAAACTAAATCATCCATCCATGCCCTAATTGCAAAAGTTATACATTATAATTCATTTTCAAATACATatgtcaaatttttatttctctaatttaaaattttatgaaaattgttgGTAAGTTTATTTTTGAACTTATACCTGAATGCACCGACATCGATATATGTTGGAAGATCTCCACATtctaaagaaaaatttgtccAAGATGCAATTCCAACTAGAGCTATCTCATGTTTTTGATTCTCACATATAACTGGAGAACCAGGATTACCAGCACAGGCTCTCATTTCATCCTTAAACTCAACCATTGTACAAAATACATTTGTGTAAgttgtatttgtttttatcaTATACGTACACATTTTCCAGGAATTAAGAATTACTTCGTAATATAGAACTGGCTTAGCTAGAACTTTTGAAGATGGTGCAACATAACTTTGCCATCCAAATATCAAACATAGTTTGTAATCATCATCATATTTGACAGGCACAACCTTAGGTaggattattttattatggcACATGTCAAATGGCTTAGTAAGTTTTAAAAGAGCTATGTTATGATCTCGATCAGGAAGAACAGAATAAGCTTCATATGTgggatatatatatgtagctTTTACAGGTAATGTCTGTTTAGAGTCAGTTCCATTTAGTCCAGTTGCAAATAAAGTAATGGActgtattaataaaattaagatatgactatatatatatccttTTCTTAGTGTTAGGTAGAAAAAGTATCATACATTTCTCTTGTCTTGCACACATTGCGCTGCGGTTAAAACCCAATCTGGTGATAGAAGTACTCCACCACATGGTGCTACTGTTTGAAACTGTATCAACCAGGGAAACTGACCATCTTGAGCTCTTTTACCTTTTAATAGTATACCTTTATattctttcaaatttataaagatcagaaaaaatgaaatgtaaaatgacatattcattaaaatgaaatagaaaatataatatgtatttgaaatatatcttatttttatgtAGCTATCTTCAAGTTAATACTATAATAACTTAAATTAAATGTCCACGatttttaatgaatgtaaaattgtttatttaattaaaaggtaagtatattaacataataattATGGCAATCATAGGGcactatttatattatttatagatcaaatataaaaagatgatattaaaatttttaatagaaaaagcTGGCttcagaaaatattattacataatattattctacttatattttttaagtcactttatcttttttatatgttgccattaatttttctattatgaATTAAAAGTGTTTCACTGATGAATTATagtaataacaataacaataataatgatGATAATTTTTTGGAATAGTTTATAGTTCTTCTTTCACatcattttctttgttttcaaCTTTTGCAACTTgcatcttctttttctttttctttttaacttCACCACTAGTATCACCTTTTTCTTTCAGACAAGAATCATCATTATCCTTTAATACTCTTTCTGAACACAAATACCTAATAGGATGAAAATCATATTACATAATGGAATTAAACTCAATAAATAAAAcctgaatataaaatataactaataataataaattagtaCCTAGTTAATGGAACTTTTCCTTGATAGTTATGATACCAGTCTTCAATGTCAGACTCatga
Coding sequences within it:
- the LOC126872922 gene encoding 28S ribosomal protein S33, mitochondrial, whose product is MSFKMNKYLDLAKTGTSYAKHMNRLSNRIFGEVTRTTNKKSMKVVTLFSERPINKRPEIVDYYPRHVESDLLMKHLRNYGLYRDEHKDFKEEYQHLRELRGKKKWIPPLFRK
- the LOC126872920 gene encoding uncharacterized protein LOC126872920; the protein is MCHNKIILPKVVPVKYDDDYKLCLIFGWQSYVAPSSKVLAKPVLYYEVILNSWKMCTYMIKTNTTYTNVFCTMVEFKDEMRACAGNPGSPVICENQKHEIALVGIASWTNFSLECGDLPTYIDVGAFRAWMDDLVFNSKDTEEWENNTKLNEKQSTFKENINVHDSLWNHSDLLQLGSRISYWPGNTKIHLHNKTGTAIKYQEVPIESMNKSYFWNKLYPSISNNFNNKNASSSDGYYKMSYLDVAREPSSNIYKYKEIGSSQKKNQFVGNFNGAMNKSLLCNIQQFDKVTVQQNKDQIEIDDFELLLPLNFEAVSYSNIIVAYSKKLYLFFHFVFWYLYIIIYT